Part of the Engraulis encrasicolus isolate BLACKSEA-1 chromosome 23, IST_EnEncr_1.0, whole genome shotgun sequence genome is shown below.
AGTGGTTAATGTGAAACCAGAGGGAAAGTTATGCGAGTGTGTGGGCTGGTGATGAGCGGGCCCCAGGGGGTGGCTAAAGTAACACAAGCCACAAGTGTGAGGAGAAGACGGTGGAGCTGGAAGATGAAcgtgcgatagagagagagagagagagagagagagagagagagagagagagagagagagagagagagagagagagagagagagagagagagagagagagagagagagagagagagagagagagagttgcagagaGGCAGGCACAGAGGGATATAGAACTATATaaagagggatatagagagggaaggaggaaagaagagagaatgcTCCCCCAAGTAACACGCGGTGCTCTGACCAGCTGGACCCTGACTGCCTCTCACAAGCCCACGCTGCGCAAAACCCCTGCCAACAGAgttctgagagagacagagacagagagagagagatacagatagagagagagagacaaagaaataaagacaagggaagaagagggaaagagggtggagtaaaaaaaaataaacacacatttgacaagctgttgggttgtgtgtgtccCTGGTGGTGTCATTCCTCAACATGGGTTTACACGGAGCAGATTTCTTACAGCTGGGGCCCCATAGACCCCGGAGTGTTCTTGCCTCTCCCTTGCACCATACCGCTTTCTCAGATTCGCCGCTCTCGCAACGGGAGATTCATTGTTTTCTCAGAGCGGGGCGATCCAGTCCTTATCCCTTGTTATTACCCGTAACAAAAACCCCtcttcttgccttgccttgccttacctggggtgcatttctggaaagcgtagttgttagccgttagcaacttcggtagttgccaatgggaaattgaattgccaccaacaaagtagctaacttagCTAGCAACTACGCTCCCCAGAAATGTGCCCCTGCTCTGCTATCCATACAGGAACATATTGGCTGTCAGTGATGTTATTGAGATTGGTTTCAAAGGGAAGTGGGACAGGTGTCTACACAGCTGCCATGCATTCATATTTAGCTCTCGTatctactcgtgtgtgtgtgtgtgtgtgtgtgtgtgtgtgtgtgtgtgtgtgtgtgtgtgtgcgtgtgtgtgtgcgtgcgtgtgtgcgtgtgtgtgtgtgtgtgtgtgtgtgtgtgtgtgtgtgtgtgtgtttgtgtgtgcatgtgtggctgggTGCGTacctgcacatgtttgtgtgtttgtatgcgtgcgtgcgtgtgtgtgtgtgtatatatgtttggTGGGCACTGGaagttgtgtgtactgtaggcaCAGTGTTATGTATGTATCCATGTGGCTGACTCTGTTGACTGAGCAGAACATCTGTAATCAGGGCATGGATGTGTTGACAGAGCATGTGTGTAAGTTGTAGCATTGCGGCGAGACGAGAGCTGTCTGAGCAGGAGTCACCGTGAagtgacacaggtgtgtgtgtgtgtgtgtgtgtgtgtgtgtgtgtctgtgtgtgtgtgtgtatgtgtgtgtgtgtgtgtgtgtgtgtgtgtgtgtgtgtgtgtgtgtgtgtgtgtgtgtgtgtgtgtgtgtgcctgtttgtgtctgtgtgtccgtatatgtgtgtctgtgtgtgtgtgtgtttgtgtttgtgtgtgttatgccatgagtgcatgtgtgtctgcaagcGTGTGGTatgccgtttgtgtgtgttgtgtgtatagtgttgtgtgccatgtcgtgtgtgtgtgggtgttattaaaaaaaGCAAACTCTCCATCACCCTGCAGACGACACACAATCCAAGTTGGGGCTGTGAAAGCAGCCGCTCAGCGGCTGTCAGGAATTGTTTATTGCCCACGAGGGGATCCATCGGTCTCCGAGGAGTGGCAAGGCATGCCTCCTTCTCACTCGCATCTGTCTTTTAGGATTCGGGAAGGCACAATTATGCAGCACACATCTGCTGAAGGTTTGATTCCCCTGGATAAGCCCATCCCATCCTCCCTCCCAGCCCCTCCTTACCTAACAAGCATAGTTCCACCTTGacagagaagggagggaaagaggaaaaacccttcttcgttttttttttcttccaccttTTCGTACCGCCTTTTTTCTCGTCCTTTGACAAACCTTGACATTTGCCATGTGCAGGTGCACGcatctgtgtactgtacacaatCACACAAGCGTTGccctcacacaaacagacagcttACTGTTGGCTAACAGTTTTGCCTTGTAGCGTTGTTGATGAATAAGTGGTCCATGGCTACACTTTCTCTCTTGTGTTTAGTGTCTTTGAGCTCAGCActaggaaaagaaaaagaaaagaaaggtatTCAATAAGGTGAGCTATTGAGTCTCAAGACTGCTCTCCAGCAATGCTGTCACATTATTGTACAACAGCAACGAGgtaggtaggtgggtgggtgggtggtgagggTTTGCTTTGGAACGAACCAATTAGGTGCTTAGCTACCTGAGCGCCAAGGTTACGGTTGCTGTTGCagtagaggagagacgagagaggagagaggagaagcgggaACGGAGATGGTGTTTACCAGGCCTACGGGTCTCAGCAGTCATTATTTTCACAATGGACATGGGCCGACCGGGGGCCCTGAATAGGGTTACATAGGgaggacggtggtggtggtgggttggggtgggCGAGTAGCGGGTAACCAATGGCGATCGCTGCTGTGATCGTGCGATTGCAAGAGCCGGTGGGGCTGGCTTGGAGAAAGGCATGGAGATCAGCGTTCTCTTAACACAATAAACACGAGGCGATGTGCAAACACATGTGTACCGGGTACTCGGGGAGGGAGCTGAGCCGAGTGGGGGTGGTCTGAACAGCGCCGCTTGCCGCCTGGGGTTcctgcatgtttttgttttgatcgATCCAGTCCAGACCAGTCCAGTTCGGTTCACTCAGTGGGAGGGAAACAACGGGGAAGTGAAACATGCACCAGAGAGGCCCGGACAAGTTAACAATGCACGATCTGATATCGCCAAGTAATTAACACTCCTGGACCGATGTGAAAACGTTCGTCCAGGATTAATGTTATAGCCAACCAATCAGGGGTCATTAGAGGTGGGATCATTAGAGGTGGTACGTCATCAACAGGGCGACTAGCATTTCCAaatattcgccttattcacccggaacgttctaaagacgttgaggggtacacttcaggggtacattcggcaacgcaccagctgtcatggcgcctcagtgttgtgtgcccaaatgtgcgtcctcaaagagaaaaaatcctaccgtggacagactttccaccgtttccccaaagagcaggcacttcgccgtgaatggataaatcacgtcaagagggatcctggtccatatttcaaggtaagatgcgaaATTGTGTTCAATcgtacgcattagctagcacaaataagctagctcgccaaacttgtcatgactcatgtagcctaatgaagcgaatgcctcgatgaaataaaaaaaatatgaatgtgtaattacacaacgctacattcatatgatatttccagatcgctatttcaagattatgcttttaattgtatggtaagcgagccgatggccactgattttgtgctaccagaaccagtagcatagggcAGGCCATTTGTgctaaaatcaagttgttttgctaacgaactaaaatgcataccctggtatttatggttacagatcaacgctgagaccaaggtttgctctgagcactttgagaagcagtgttttgtaaagaccgcccgtggtatcacagagcttataaaggatgctgtggcaactttgttcgcctggacttcagagaggccaaagaggagaatcatcattcgcagaccgaggttactttgttcagtcaatattcaactgacatgtgtctaccaaccctcataataataataataataataataataatcatagagAATAGTTCaccataggaatagcctacatttaaatttagacaaaagactggagaattaatttatgtgctggagatataacttatttgtttgcattgatcatgtcctcctgagtcatgagccaaagatttcaaactgtgatgttattacattgcattacatttcacttagctgacactttaattttattcaagcgacttggttattgtttgtcagggtattggttac
Proteins encoded:
- the LOC134440103 gene encoding THAP domain-containing protein 3-like isoform X2; this encodes MCVLKEKKSYRGQTFHRFPKEQALRREWINHVKRDPGPYFKINAETKVCSEHFEKQCFVKTARGITELIKDAVATLFAWTSERPKRRIIIRRPSTDSMEVDENQPDVRRDALRWSFPMTKR
- the LOC134440103 gene encoding uncharacterized protein LOC134440103 isoform X1, producing the protein MCVLKEKKSYRGQTFHRFPKEQALRREWINHVKRDPGPYFKINAETKVCSEHFEKQCFVKTARGITELIKDAVATLFAWTSERPKRRIIIRRPSTDSMEVDENQPDVRRDALSTDVPPPQPYHDYAVPPLTPEGQLEAARKHIIEQDKLIAQPKGTLCGAFP